From the genome of bacterium, one region includes:
- a CDS encoding serine/threonine-protein kinase, with protein MNDTEMSDTVLDVAAQSMYLPQVSGTFSPMTLEQLRENYEAIIRAKAIYYPASYQFIKELGRGRQGIVFLALRQGARGCVTRHAIKLFDPGNYPNPELYWTDMGRIAVQTSRLQAMQSPNLVSRDNYEETCGIGYLQMDGIDGVDMKQFLDGAHLSTARLRSTPNEWARFTDVIFRLGGRKIFVQPGVAIYIMRMMLRGMEALNSAGFVHCDIKPGNVMIDRLGYVKLVDFGRAVLIGEKSNWLLGTPIYMAPEIHERKSPQVQSDIFSAGLVCLEMLRGESICDPAMDEDELLRFKRTLAERLPGLLPDYVRQNERFVHTLRKMLAPNPADRFSSVSEVDSGPDGLLHVHKQLVYAGKDSEYGRELESYLTKIVK; from the coding sequence ATGAATGATACTGAAATGTCGGATACTGTTTTGGATGTTGCCGCGCAATCCATGTATTTGCCGCAGGTGTCCGGAACGTTTTCCCCTATGACGCTTGAGCAATTGCGGGAAAACTACGAAGCCATCATCCGGGCTAAAGCCATTTACTACCCCGCCTCCTATCAATTCATAAAGGAGTTGGGGCGCGGACGGCAGGGGATCGTATTCCTGGCTCTGCGGCAGGGTGCCCGGGGCTGTGTGACCCGGCATGCCATCAAATTATTCGACCCGGGTAATTATCCGAATCCTGAATTATATTGGACTGATATGGGCCGTATCGCGGTTCAAACCTCGCGGCTTCAGGCCATGCAGAGCCCCAATCTTGTCTCCCGCGACAATTATGAGGAAACCTGCGGGATCGGCTACCTCCAGATGGATGGAATAGATGGCGTGGATATGAAGCAGTTTCTGGATGGGGCTCACCTCTCGACGGCACGTTTGCGAAGTACTCCTAATGAGTGGGCTCGTTTTACGGATGTGATTTTCAGGCTTGGTGGACGTAAGATTTTTGTGCAGCCCGGGGTTGCCATCTATATTATGCGGATGATGCTGCGCGGGATGGAAGCCTTGAATTCAGCGGGATTTGTTCATTGTGATATCAAGCCCGGCAACGTCATGATCGACCGGTTAGGCTATGTGAAATTGGTGGATTTCGGGCGGGCAGTCCTGATCGGGGAAAAATCCAATTGGTTGTTGGGAACCCCCATCTATATGGCCCCGGAGATTCATGAACGGAAGTCGCCCCAGGTTCAATCGGATATTTTCAGTGCCGGACTTGTGTGTCTTGAAATGCTCCGGGGCGAATCCATTTGTGATCCGGCGATGGATGAAGATGAATTATTGCGGTTCAAACGGACACTGGCAGAGAGGTTGCCAGGCCTCCTTCCTGACTATGTTCGCCAGAATGAGCGTTTTGTTCACACCTTGCGCAAAATGCTGGCACCCAACCCGGCGGATCGGTTCAGTTCCGTTAGCGAAGTGGATTCCGGCCCGGATGGCTTGCTGCACGTTCACAAACAATTGGTTTATGCCGGCAAAGATTCGGAATACGGGCGTGAATTGGAGTCCTACCTGACGAAAATCGTGAAGTGA
- the rlmB gene encoding 23S rRNA (guanosine(2251)-2'-O)-methyltransferase RlmB, translating to MSNEPEIVYGRQPVCELLRAGRRDVKRLLMANNVRQSSAAIVQLLKLAEKRSLEIQSMALFELDRLCRGGNHQGVAAMVAEYPYAELADLIEESKLRKLPLLMLLVDHVQDPQNLGSMIRSADAAGVNGVVIARHRAVSVTPAVVRASAGATEYVPVAQVVNLHQAMLTLKEEGVRLVGLEGSSEAVSYEEADLTGPIGVVVGSEEEGLGKLIRETCDVVIRLPMRGHVGSLNAAVAAAIAMFEVRRRQGQAAI from the coding sequence ATGTCAAATGAACCAGAGATTGTTTATGGGCGGCAGCCCGTATGTGAATTGTTGAGAGCCGGGCGTCGCGACGTGAAGCGGCTATTGATGGCGAATAATGTCCGTCAATCCTCGGCCGCCATTGTGCAACTTCTCAAGCTGGCCGAAAAACGCTCCTTGGAGATTCAGTCGATGGCACTGTTCGAGTTGGATCGGCTTTGCCGTGGAGGGAATCATCAGGGGGTGGCCGCCATGGTTGCGGAATATCCCTATGCTGAGCTTGCGGATTTGATAGAAGAGTCAAAACTGCGCAAATTACCGTTGCTGATGTTATTGGTGGATCATGTGCAGGATCCCCAGAATCTGGGTTCCATGATCCGTTCGGCGGATGCCGCCGGTGTGAATGGGGTGGTTATTGCGCGGCATCGGGCGGTTTCAGTGACCCCGGCGGTCGTACGGGCTTCGGCCGGTGCCACCGAGTATGTGCCGGTGGCACAGGTGGTGAATTTACACCAGGCGATGTTGACCCTCAAAGAGGAGGGGGTGCGGCTGGTGGGACTTGAAGGTAGCAGTGAAGCCGTGTCCTACGAGGAGGCCGATTTGACGGGCCCCATCGGGGTGGTCGTGGGGAGTGAAGAGGAAGGCCTGGGTAAATTGATCCGCGAAACCTGTGATGTCGTGATCCGGCTGCCGATGCGGGGCCATGTGGGCTCACTCAATGCGGCCGTGGCTGCCGCCATCGCGATGTTTGAAGTTCGCCGCCGGCAAGGGCAGGCCGCAATATAA
- a CDS encoding adenylosuccinate synthase, giving the protein MPNTLLIGAQWGDEGKGKIVDFLSLDADVVVRYQGGSNAGHTIEIGAERYVLHLVPSGILYPDKTCVIGNGLVIDPIALVNEIKDLEQRGIKTAGRLHVSDRAHAVIPYHKALDAARENRLSAGSKIGTTQRGIGPAYSDKATRSGIRMGDLLDKNLEVRLTERLAEKNEQLVALGAATLDIQKVLAEVREAAAFLAPYITDTVKLLNDAHKAKKEILFEGAQGTMLDIDFGTYPFVTSSNPTSGGACVGTGLPPRAIERVLGVIKAYTTRVGEGPFPTELLDDTGEGLRKRGREFGATTGRPRRCGWFDAVVARYSAMVNGVDFWAITKLDVLDEMETIKICVAYECDGKRYETVPACISTLERCKPIYKEFPGWMAPTSGIKSYDELPVKAKEYVQALCDISGVPMGVLSVSPKRHSTFRVAI; this is encoded by the coding sequence ATGCCGAATACATTGCTGATAGGGGCCCAGTGGGGCGACGAGGGTAAGGGTAAAATTGTCGATTTTTTAAGTCTTGATGCCGATGTTGTCGTCCGCTACCAGGGCGGCAGCAATGCCGGGCATACGATTGAGATCGGAGCCGAACGGTATGTTCTGCATCTGGTTCCCTCCGGCATCCTCTATCCGGATAAAACCTGTGTGATTGGTAATGGACTTGTCATTGACCCCATCGCACTTGTAAATGAAATCAAAGATCTCGAGCAGCGCGGCATCAAAACCGCAGGGCGCCTCCACGTCAGTGACCGGGCCCATGCCGTCATTCCCTATCACAAGGCCCTCGACGCCGCCCGTGAGAACCGGCTTTCCGCTGGCTCTAAAATCGGCACCACCCAACGCGGAATCGGCCCGGCCTATTCCGACAAGGCCACTCGATCCGGTATCCGGATGGGCGACCTGCTGGATAAAAATCTTGAAGTCCGGCTCACCGAACGGCTGGCCGAAAAGAATGAGCAGCTGGTCGCACTGGGCGCCGCCACGCTCGACATCCAAAAGGTTTTAGCTGAGGTTCGTGAAGCGGCCGCCTTTCTGGCCCCCTATATCACCGATACCGTCAAATTGCTGAATGACGCCCATAAGGCCAAAAAGGAAATCCTGTTTGAGGGTGCGCAGGGAACGATGTTGGACATCGACTTCGGGACCTACCCGTTTGTCACCTCCTCCAATCCCACCAGTGGCGGTGCTTGCGTCGGTACCGGCCTTCCGCCCCGCGCCATCGAACGAGTTCTGGGTGTGATCAAGGCCTACACCACCCGTGTTGGTGAAGGCCCCTTCCCTACCGAGTTGCTGGATGACACCGGCGAAGGCCTCCGTAAGCGGGGCCGTGAATTCGGAGCCACTACCGGGCGCCCCCGCCGTTGCGGCTGGTTTGATGCCGTGGTCGCGCGGTATTCCGCCATGGTCAATGGCGTGGATTTCTGGGCCATTACCAAACTTGATGTGCTGGACGAAATGGAGACTATCAAGATTTGCGTGGCTTACGAATGTGACGGCAAGCGCTACGAAACCGTTCCCGCCTGCATCTCCACACTTGAGCGTTGCAAGCCCATCTACAAGGAATTTCCCGGCTGGATGGCACCTACAAGCGGCATCAAGTCGTATGACGAGTTGCCCGTCAAGGCGAAGGAATACGTACAGGCCCTGTGTGATATCAGCGGCGTCCCCATGGGCGTCCTGTCGGTGAGCCCGAAACGGCACAGCACTTTCCGCGTGGCAATCTAA
- a CDS encoding isoprenyl transferase, producing the protein MANASTPAPAEPAKSPTHVAIIMDGNGRWAKQRGLIRSKGHEKGTESVRAAIRACRKLGIRYLTLYAFSVENWSRPKAEIDALMALLKKFLRDEVKELHENKVRLRAIGRLSDLPESVRHELTKAMQATEHYTEATLVLALSYGGRTEIAHAAQELARQVKAGTLDPEAIDEASIAAHLYAPDIPDPDLMIRTSGEMRISNFLLWQLSYSELYITDTLWPDFREEHMVKAIEEYSRRHRRFGGLV; encoded by the coding sequence ATGGCAAACGCCTCAACACCAGCCCCCGCCGAGCCTGCCAAAAGTCCGACGCACGTTGCCATCATCATGGATGGCAACGGACGCTGGGCCAAGCAGCGGGGACTGATCCGGTCGAAGGGGCATGAAAAAGGCACCGAATCGGTTCGTGCCGCCATCCGGGCCTGCCGGAAGCTGGGCATCCGTTATCTCACCTTATATGCATTCAGCGTGGAAAACTGGAGCCGGCCCAAGGCGGAAATCGACGCCTTGATGGCCTTACTTAAGAAATTCCTGCGTGACGAGGTCAAGGAACTGCATGAGAACAAGGTTCGGCTCCGGGCCATCGGACGACTCAGCGATCTCCCCGAATCCGTCCGGCACGAACTCACCAAGGCCATGCAGGCTACGGAACATTACACGGAGGCTACCCTGGTGCTTGCCTTGAGTTATGGGGGGCGTACGGAAATTGCACATGCGGCCCAGGAGCTGGCCAGACAAGTCAAAGCCGGTACACTTGATCCCGAGGCGATTGACGAAGCCTCTATCGCCGCCCATCTTTATGCCCCGGACATACCGGATCCCGACCTGATGATTCGGACCAGCGGTGAAATGCGAATCAGTAATTTCCTACTCTGGCAATTGTCTTATTCCGAACTTTATATCACCGACACTCTGTGGCCGGACTTCAGGGAAGAGCATATGGTGAAGGCCATTGAAGAATATTCCCGACGACACCGTCGGTTTGGAGGACTGGTATGA
- a CDS encoding phosphatidate cytidylyltransferase: MTLLRRLFSAIILLGTSGLLLFKLPSILGVVVVMVLAVLALLEFYNIQKNSGIPAFRNIGIVSGVAILASAYVSLNVSTIIGPAAPDAWRELPGLVVTMIVFIIFVRQFPQKENPQPLPTIACTMLGLVYLPLMLMFMMHLCFRWTPTSWNMPFSPTARAVILYLIVVVKASDVGAYLVGSTCGRHKMFPRISPGKTWEGLAGGFITGILASLALFWLWHNPSPESHTAELGRLTITFGHALFLGAFLAAIGVIGDLVESLLKRSAGLKDSGCIFPGMGGILDVIDSLLFAAPALYFYLRWFAHVI; encoded by the coding sequence ATGACGTTGCTTCGCCGACTCTTCAGCGCCATCATTCTACTGGGCACTTCGGGCCTGCTCCTATTCAAGCTTCCCTCCATTCTGGGAGTCGTGGTGGTCATGGTGCTCGCGGTTCTGGCGCTTCTTGAGTTTTATAACATCCAGAAAAACAGCGGTATCCCCGCCTTCCGGAATATCGGGATTGTCTCCGGCGTCGCCATTTTAGCCTCAGCGTATGTGAGCCTGAATGTCAGTACGATTATCGGTCCCGCGGCCCCCGACGCCTGGCGTGAATTGCCCGGCCTCGTGGTTACCATGATTGTATTCATTATTTTCGTCAGGCAATTCCCCCAAAAGGAAAACCCTCAGCCGCTCCCAACCATCGCCTGCACCATGCTGGGACTCGTCTATCTCCCCCTCATGCTGATGTTCATGATGCATCTCTGCTTCCGCTGGACGCCCACCTCATGGAATATGCCGTTTAGTCCAACGGCACGGGCCGTGATCCTTTACCTCATCGTCGTAGTCAAAGCCTCGGATGTTGGGGCATATCTGGTTGGAAGCACCTGTGGACGTCACAAAATGTTCCCGCGCATCTCGCCGGGTAAAACGTGGGAAGGTCTGGCGGGCGGATTTATCACGGGGATTTTAGCCAGCCTTGCGCTCTTCTGGCTGTGGCATAATCCAAGCCCGGAAAGTCATACGGCTGAATTGGGCCGTCTCACCATCACTTTTGGACACGCCTTGTTTCTGGGCGCATTTTTAGCCGCCATCGGCGTCATCGGGGATTTGGTTGAATCGTTATTAAAACGCAGTGCCGGGCTCAAAGATTCCGGCTGTATTTTCCCGGGTATGGGCGGAATTCTGGATGTTATCGACAGTCTGTTGTTCGCGGCACCGGCCCTGTATTTCTATCTGCGCTGGTTTGCTCACGTCATCTAA
- a CDS encoding 1-deoxy-D-xylulose-5-phosphate reductoisomerase has protein sequence MKKKIVILGSTGSIGENAIRVAAVLPSRLKIIGIASNTSASRLLEQAAELHIKHVAIADPGIAAATRQSSPKNIRLYSGASGVEELAALPDADLVLCAMVGMAGLKPVLAALRQGTDVAIATKEVLVAAGGMVLDCARQNKARLLPVDSEHSAIFQCLEGKPASSIRRLILTASGGPFGSNRSIDFDKVTVAQALKHPRWNMGPKVSIDSATLMNKGLEIMEAHWLFGIPYDRIDVVIHPESIIHSMVEFVDGSILAQLSPPDMRFAIQHALTWPDREDGGLPRLDFATLGAMHFETPDLDRFPCLGLARKAAITGGTMPCVLNAANEIAVQAFLDNQITFAGIWHAVEAVMAHHNVIAKPTLDQIYTTDHWSRQEAKRVCLIAAKRKKA, from the coding sequence ATGAAAAAGAAAATTGTTATTCTGGGCAGTACGGGATCCATTGGTGAAAACGCCATTCGCGTTGCGGCAGTTTTGCCGTCCCGCCTCAAAATTATTGGTATCGCGTCGAACACCAGCGCGAGCCGGCTGCTGGAACAAGCCGCAGAGCTTCACATTAAACATGTGGCCATTGCCGATCCGGGGATCGCGGCAGCCACCCGGCAGAGCAGTCCGAAAAATATCCGTCTCTACAGCGGTGCCAGCGGGGTTGAAGAACTGGCGGCTCTTCCTGATGCAGACCTCGTGCTTTGCGCCATGGTGGGGATGGCTGGTTTGAAGCCGGTTCTCGCCGCGCTCCGACAGGGAACCGATGTGGCCATTGCCACCAAGGAGGTTCTGGTGGCCGCCGGGGGAATGGTTCTGGACTGTGCGCGCCAGAACAAGGCCCGGCTGCTCCCCGTCGACAGCGAGCACAGCGCTATTTTCCAGTGTTTGGAAGGCAAGCCGGCCTCCTCGATCCGTCGGCTGATTCTCACGGCCTCCGGGGGGCCGTTCGGCTCGAATCGTTCCATCGATTTCGACAAAGTCACCGTTGCCCAGGCACTTAAGCACCCCCGCTGGAACATGGGCCCCAAGGTGAGCATTGATTCGGCCACCCTCATGAACAAGGGATTGGAAATCATGGAAGCCCACTGGCTTTTCGGGATTCCCTATGATCGCATTGATGTCGTCATCCACCCGGAAAGCATCATCCATTCGATGGTTGAGTTTGTGGATGGCAGTATCCTGGCGCAACTCAGTCCGCCGGACATGCGTTTTGCCATCCAGCATGCACTTACCTGGCCGGATCGTGAGGATGGCGGGCTTCCAAGACTGGACTTCGCCACCCTGGGCGCCATGCATTTTGAAACGCCCGACTTGGATCGCTTCCCCTGCCTCGGGCTTGCCCGTAAGGCTGCCATCACGGGTGGCACCATGCCCTGCGTCTTAAACGCCGCCAATGAAATTGCCGTACAGGCATTTCTCGACAATCAAATTACATTCGCCGGCATCTGGCATGCCGTTGAAGCGGTTATGGCACACCATAACGTCATAGCCAAACCTACTCTTGACCAAATATACACAACAGATCACTGGAGCCGGCAGGAAGCTAAACGCGTCTGCCTGATTGCCGCCAAACGAAAGAAAGCCTGA
- the rseP gene encoding RIP metalloprotease RseP — protein sequence MLTAIVTIAIVAILFGMTIFVHELGHFLAARYFGFKVDVFSIGFGPAIWQRTYNGVAYKICIIPLGGYVALPQLDPTGMSLIQGETDSSTKTSDVPESTPTEPARNLPAIAPWKRIIVSIAGAAGNMVFAIFLAWVVYVVGKPASVAEETSIVGYVATSSAAYTNGLRCGDEILAVNGQPVKNWVEFLMTSSRHTLATVTVQRVSEQLTLTLPGAESIGQIDSKGLCMVFNIAPGMSAEKAGFQRGDLLSEFDGQKIYSPGHLVSIMQNYKGKSVPMVYYRDGKRLTTLVTPDYDPATERIRIGIEFNPKQVDVDFNKIVHPSPWTQIHFHSTAIFQTLHALTVPGQASNTAKQIGGPLAILIAYYYVVKLSLMIAVFFTSFLNVNLAIINLLPIPVLDGGHIVFSLWEMIFRRPLHSKIIVGLTNLFAILLIVLFVFLTGRDTYRYTAIGGKINKWMNGKTNVTTVLSEAATNAPPAEPGK from the coding sequence ATGCTAACTGCCATCGTCACCATCGCCATCGTCGCCATTTTATTCGGGATGACTATTTTCGTTCACGAACTGGGCCACTTTCTGGCCGCCCGTTATTTCGGTTTCAAAGTGGATGTTTTTTCCATCGGGTTCGGCCCGGCCATATGGCAGCGCACCTACAATGGCGTGGCTTACAAAATCTGCATTATCCCGCTGGGCGGGTATGTTGCCCTGCCCCAACTGGACCCGACCGGGATGAGCCTGATTCAAGGCGAGACCGACAGTTCCACCAAGACGTCTGACGTTCCAGAATCAACGCCAACGGAACCCGCCCGTAATCTTCCAGCCATCGCCCCTTGGAAACGGATCATCGTCTCAATCGCCGGCGCGGCAGGCAATATGGTCTTCGCCATCTTCCTTGCCTGGGTGGTATATGTTGTTGGCAAACCGGCTTCAGTCGCGGAAGAGACCTCGATTGTCGGCTATGTGGCCACCTCCAGCGCGGCTTACACCAATGGCCTGCGCTGCGGCGATGAAATCCTGGCAGTCAATGGCCAGCCAGTTAAAAACTGGGTCGAATTTCTAATGACGTCCTCACGCCATACTCTGGCCACCGTTACCGTTCAGCGCGTGTCTGAGCAGCTCACACTCACCCTCCCCGGCGCGGAATCGATTGGCCAGATCGACAGCAAAGGGCTGTGTATGGTTTTCAATATAGCGCCCGGCATGAGCGCCGAAAAAGCAGGCTTTCAGCGGGGTGACCTGCTCAGTGAATTCGATGGCCAGAAGATTTACAGCCCCGGCCACCTCGTCAGCATCATGCAGAACTACAAGGGGAAATCGGTTCCCATGGTTTATTATCGTGACGGGAAACGCCTGACCACTCTGGTGACTCCCGACTACGACCCCGCCACGGAACGGATTCGTATCGGCATTGAATTCAATCCCAAGCAGGTTGATGTGGACTTCAACAAGATCGTTCATCCCTCACCGTGGACGCAAATTCACTTTCATTCCACCGCCATCTTCCAGACCCTGCACGCCCTGACCGTCCCTGGGCAGGCCAGTAATACCGCCAAGCAGATTGGCGGACCGCTGGCCATCCTGATCGCTTACTACTACGTGGTCAAACTGAGCCTGATGATCGCCGTCTTCTTCACCAGCTTCCTGAATGTCAATCTGGCCATTATCAACCTGTTGCCCATTCCTGTGCTGGACGGGGGGCATATCGTCTTTTCCTTGTGGGAAATGATCTTCCGCCGGCCGCTTCACTCAAAAATTATTGTGGGACTCACCAACCTTTTCGCCATATTGTTGATTGTCCTATTTGTGTTTCTCACCGGCCGTGACACCTATCGCTATACGGCCATAGGCGGCAAAATCAACAAATGGATGAACGGGAAAACAAACGTCACGACAGTTCTGTCTGAAGCAGCAACCAATGCGCCCCCCGCCGAACCCGGCAAGTAA
- the ispG gene encoding flavodoxin-dependent (E)-4-hydroxy-3-methylbut-2-enyl-diphosphate synthase, protein MHPAIDIQRHPTSQIQVGSVIVGGNAPISVQTMTKTDTRNVAATVMQIQEIQEAGCDIVRLAVIDEEAAHALAAIRKQVTIPLIADIHFNHKLALIALEGGIDGLRINPGNIGSLDRVREVVRAAAGRQVPIRIGVNGGSLEKDLLEKYGSATAEALVESAMRHVRILEDAGHTWIKISVKASDVPRTLQAYRLLSKTTDHPLHLGVTEAGTLLNGTIRSSVAMGMLIAEGIGDTLRVSLTDSPIQEVKVGLELLRCFGLRPPGASVISCPTCGRVQINVVALAQQVETELDKFYRTNPSAPHPTVAVMGCLVNGPGEAREADIAIAGGQGKAAIYVKGAFLATVQEADILNQLIEQVRNWKS, encoded by the coding sequence ATGCACCCCGCCATCGACATCCAGCGTCATCCCACCAGCCAGATTCAGGTCGGCTCGGTAATCGTTGGAGGGAACGCACCGATCAGCGTTCAGACCATGACGAAAACGGACACCCGCAACGTTGCGGCCACCGTCATGCAGATTCAGGAAATTCAGGAAGCCGGCTGCGACATTGTCCGTCTCGCTGTCATCGATGAGGAAGCCGCACATGCACTGGCGGCCATCCGCAAGCAAGTAACCATCCCCCTGATCGCCGACATTCACTTCAACCATAAGCTCGCCCTGATTGCGCTTGAGGGCGGGATAGATGGCCTGAGAATCAATCCCGGCAACATTGGCAGCCTGGATCGTGTACGCGAGGTGGTCAGGGCCGCCGCTGGACGTCAGGTCCCCATCCGTATTGGCGTCAATGGCGGCTCACTGGAAAAGGATTTACTGGAGAAATATGGGAGCGCCACAGCGGAAGCCCTGGTTGAAAGCGCCATGCGGCATGTTCGCATTCTCGAGGATGCCGGACATACCTGGATCAAGATTTCCGTCAAAGCGTCTGATGTGCCCCGTACACTGCAAGCCTACCGTCTGTTATCCAAAACGACTGACCACCCGCTCCATCTCGGGGTCACCGAAGCGGGAACCCTCCTCAATGGAACGATTCGCTCCAGCGTGGCAATGGGTATGCTCATCGCCGAAGGTATTGGTGATACCCTGCGCGTATCACTGACCGATTCCCCTATTCAAGAAGTCAAGGTCGGCCTCGAACTGTTGCGCTGCTTTGGCCTGAGGCCGCCGGGCGCCAGCGTTATTTCATGTCCCACCTGCGGCAGAGTTCAGATCAATGTGGTGGCACTCGCCCAGCAGGTTGAAACGGAACTTGATAAATTCTATCGCACCAATCCATCGGCCCCCCACCCCACCGTGGCGGTCATGGGCTGCCTGGTCAATGGGCCGGGTGAAGCTCGTGAGGCCGATATCGCCATCGCCGGTGGACAAGGCAAAGCTGCCATTTATGTCAAAGGCGCATTTCTGGCCACGGTTCAGGAGGCTGACATTTTGAATCAGCTTATCGAACAGGTCAGAAACTGGAAGAGTTGA
- a CDS encoding HAD hydrolase-like protein yields the protein MVSYKHIIWDWNGTLLDDAQACVDALNILLKDRKLPTISHEDYLEVFDFPVRDYYLKLGFDFSKHDWDEVSHDYHKAYARTSASVLLRAGAQAALTTIQAKGLGLSILSACELKILKRMINERGILPYFEHIYGLNDLYASSKIDLGHALFNNTGIKKQGALLIGDTTHDYEVAQAMGIPCLLMTGGHQSRRKLAALGCPVVQDFSGVLDFLFSFNPA from the coding sequence ATGGTTTCATATAAACATATTATCTGGGACTGGAATGGGACCCTGTTGGATGATGCGCAGGCTTGCGTGGATGCCCTCAACATTCTCCTGAAAGATCGGAAATTACCCACTATCTCGCATGAGGATTATCTGGAGGTCTTTGATTTTCCCGTCCGCGATTACTACCTCAAACTGGGCTTTGATTTCTCGAAACATGACTGGGATGAGGTCTCCCATGATTACCATAAAGCCTACGCACGTACGTCCGCCTCGGTACTTCTCCGAGCGGGCGCTCAAGCCGCACTGACCACTATTCAGGCCAAAGGGCTCGGACTATCCATCCTCTCGGCCTGTGAACTTAAAATCCTTAAGCGTATGATCAATGAGCGGGGAATCCTTCCCTATTTTGAGCACATCTATGGGCTCAATGATCTCTATGCAAGTTCCAAAATAGATCTTGGCCATGCCTTGTTTAACAACACGGGCATCAAAAAACAGGGTGCGTTGCTGATCGGCGATACCACCCACGACTACGAGGTCGCACAAGCCATGGGCATCCCCTGCCTCCTGATGACCGGCGGCCATCAGTCCCGGCGCAAACTGGCAGCGCTCGGCTGCCCGGTAGTTCAGGATTTTTCAGGTGTTCTTGATTTTCTATTCTCCTTTAACCCGGCCTAG